In Gemmata obscuriglobus, a single genomic region encodes these proteins:
- a CDS encoding IS5 family transposase (programmed frameshift) translates to MRTQSYPSDVTDEQWGLIEPHIPVYPGGRPRTTALRDVTDAVFYVLRTGCQWRYRPKDFPPKSTVGRYFDEWRHNGTRDTIHDLLRKKVRTAERPYSPRTTASVDSQSVDTTSGGEERGRDNAKNVDGRKRHILVDSMGLLLAVLVTAASVDDAKAAAELFGRLDEQPMGKVRRVFADRKYHNYALYEWVETNARWELVIVRRPDGAKGWVKLPRRWTVERTFAWLGTCRRLSKDREKTVRSSEAFVKLAMIHLMLNRLEPKGGDAEFQYHTVA, encoded by the exons ATGCGAACCCAATCCTACCCGAGCGACGTGACCGACGAGCAGTGGG GGCTCATCGAGCCACACATCCCCGTGTACCCCGGCGGCCGTCCCCGCACCACCGCCCTGCGGGACGTCACCGACGCGGTCTTCTACGTGCTGCGGACCGGTTGCCAGTGGCGGTACCGGCCCAAGGACTTCCCGCCCAAGTCCACGGTCGGGCGGTACTTCGACGAGTGGCGACACAACGGCACCCGCGACACGATCCATGACCTTCTCCGCAAAAAGGTCCGCACCGCCGAGAGGCCGTACTCGCCCCGGACGACCGCGAGCGTGGATAGCCAGTCGGTGGACACGACCTCCGGCGGCGAGGAGCGGGGCCGGGACAACGCCAAGAACGTGGACGGGCGGAAGCGGCACATCCTCGTGGATTCCATGGGGTTGCTGCTGGCCGTGCTGGTGACGGCCGCGAGCGTCGATGATGCCAAGGCGGCGGCCGAACTGTTCGGCCGGCTGGACGAGCAACCGATGGGGAAGGTGCGCCGGGTGTTCGCCGACCGCAAGTACCACAACTACGCCCTGTACGAGTGGGTCGAGACGAACGCCCGGTGGGAGCTGGTCATCGTCCGCCGCCCGGACGGGGCCAAGGGGTGGGTGAAGTTACCGCGGCGGTGGACGGTGGAGCGGACGTTCGCCTGGCTGGGGACGTGCCGGCGGTTGTCCAAGGACCGGGAGAAGACGGTGCGGTCGTCGGAGGCGTTCGTCAAGTTGGCCATGATCCACCTGATGCTCAACCGGCTTGAGCCGAAAGGGGGCGACGCCGAGTTTCAATACCACACG
- a CDS encoding transposase: MPSSHTPAPRCQWFSILAGALDRRSGRRLALLFLGVLLARGRQARSCWIRAAGLSSQYRRCYPTAAAVGRRAEAIATRLLVEVLRPLVTGPRVVLALDDTPTARYGSQVQGAGVHHNPTPGPAGSGFVYGHVWVVLGLLVAHPLGGVVALPLLARRYIRKANLGAVRAADRPPFATKLTMAVGLVRWAHGWLALWGKAVWVVADGAYAQGPVLKPLRKLGVTVVSRLRRDAALCSVPPARVPGRPGRPRVYGTERVSLAKRAAHPGGWSTGMFTVYGKSVEKRYKTFVATWRPAGGAIRVVLVDEPHGWVAFFGTDTTATVADILERVADRFTLETCFRDLKQVAGAGQQQVRGVPSNVGCFHLCAWAHTLTEVWAWNQNAEALVGHRSASPWDDPNRRPSHADKRRAWQHKLLAQEIQAVVGEHHDHAKIRDLAHRCLDLAA, encoded by the coding sequence ATGCCATCTTCGCACACTCCGGCCCCGCGGTGCCAGTGGTTTTCGATTCTGGCCGGTGCCTTGGATCGGCGCTCGGGCCGGCGGTTGGCGCTGTTGTTCCTGGGGGTGCTGTTGGCCCGCGGGCGACAGGCCCGGAGTTGCTGGATCCGAGCCGCCGGGTTGTCGTCCCAGTACCGCCGCTGCTACCCCACCGCGGCCGCCGTCGGGCGCCGGGCCGAGGCCATCGCCACCCGGTTGTTGGTCGAGGTGCTCCGGCCGTTGGTGACCGGGCCGCGGGTCGTGCTCGCGTTGGATGACACCCCGACGGCGCGGTACGGTTCCCAGGTGCAAGGGGCCGGGGTGCACCACAACCCGACCCCCGGGCCGGCCGGGAGCGGGTTCGTGTACGGGCACGTGTGGGTGGTCCTCGGGTTGCTGGTGGCGCACCCGCTGGGCGGGGTCGTGGCGTTACCCCTGTTGGCCCGGCGGTACATCCGGAAGGCGAACCTGGGGGCGGTTCGGGCGGCGGACCGGCCCCCGTTCGCAACCAAGCTGACCATGGCCGTGGGCTTGGTGCGGTGGGCGCACGGGTGGCTGGCGTTGTGGGGGAAGGCGGTGTGGGTGGTGGCCGACGGGGCGTACGCCCAGGGGCCGGTGCTCAAGCCGCTGCGGAAGCTCGGGGTGACGGTGGTGAGCCGACTGCGCCGGGATGCGGCCCTGTGCTCGGTGCCACCGGCGCGAGTACCCGGGCGGCCCGGGCGGCCGCGGGTGTACGGGACCGAGCGGGTGTCGCTGGCCAAGCGGGCCGCCCACCCCGGCGGGTGGAGCACCGGCATGTTCACCGTGTACGGGAAGTCGGTCGAGAAGCGGTACAAGACGTTCGTGGCCACGTGGCGCCCGGCCGGTGGGGCGATCCGGGTGGTGTTGGTGGACGAGCCCCACGGATGGGTCGCGTTCTTCGGCACCGACACCACCGCGACCGTGGCCGACATCCTGGAGCGGGTGGCCGACCGGTTCACCCTGGAGACCTGTTTTCGGGATCTCAAACAAGTCGCCGGGGCGGGTCAGCAGCAGGTGCGCGGGGTGCCGTCGAACGTGGGGTGCTTCCACCTGTGCGCGTGGGCCCACACCCTGACCGAGGTGTGGGCCTGGAACCAGAACGCCGAGGCCCTGGTGGGGCACCGATCCGCATCCCCGTGGGACGACCCGAACCGGCGCCCGAGCCACGCGGACAAGCGCCGGGCCTGGCAACACAAGCTGTTGGCCCAGGAGATTCAGGCCGTTGTGGGCGAGCACCACGACCACGCGAAAATCCGCGACCTCGCCCACCGGTGCTTGGATCTGGCCGCGTGA
- a CDS encoding vanadium-dependent haloperoxidase translates to MAESNNGDTAREFKIGAARIRGLGSFHKTLPHNQWGEVDEDEFKKLVAATQGDGSGFAAVLGGATGAAAFTNPQAGLAFDRLTQHPSAYSMPPAPKVLSVTAAAEMTELYWMALLRDVPFDQFDTDQRAAAAATEIESRFAEAVGDTGDAGHLITGVDVPGPAGALSDITPQNLFRLGLPGEELGPLVSQFFIRDVHYGTQRIDQKQLPYKKGRDYLTEFPDWLRAQSSGRDGKGQAYPQSNEDSANNFETNRRYVSTPRDLARFVNKDALHQAYFNAALLLLSGGARWTPGNPYGDGQRLEPREAGFGVLGGPHILALVSEVATRALKVVWNQKWQVHLRLRPEAYGGLVHVQKIGIGGSNGKRPYGLPGWVGTTDAAKEVRKQHKSLLLPMAFTAGSPTHPAYGAGHATVAGACVTVLKAYFKTFTNEGGVDIPVPFKTLKEREQPYGAGDTIKCYATGIMTSPEGDEGTRNPLPDSIADTLTIEGELNKLATNVAMGRSMGGVHWRTDNTRSLMLGEALAARILADITTDANEKPTFTFRSFARKMDGEPKKVRIAHGRVYVDDVLVDTNSSAL, encoded by the coding sequence ATGGCTGAATCCAATAACGGCGACACTGCTCGCGAGTTTAAAATTGGGGCCGCAAGGATCCGCGGCCTGGGCAGTTTCCACAAGACCCTCCCGCACAATCAGTGGGGGGAAGTGGACGAAGACGAGTTCAAGAAGCTGGTGGCGGCCACCCAAGGCGACGGGTCCGGGTTCGCGGCAGTGCTCGGCGGGGCGACCGGGGCGGCCGCCTTCACCAACCCTCAAGCGGGGCTGGCATTCGATCGGTTGACGCAGCACCCAAGCGCGTACTCCATGCCGCCCGCGCCGAAGGTGCTGTCCGTCACCGCCGCCGCGGAGATGACCGAGCTGTACTGGATGGCGCTCCTCCGCGATGTGCCGTTCGACCAGTTCGACACGGACCAGAGGGCGGCGGCCGCGGCTACGGAAATTGAGTCCCGGTTCGCGGAAGCGGTGGGCGACACCGGCGACGCAGGCCACCTCATCACCGGCGTCGATGTGCCGGGTCCGGCCGGTGCTCTAAGCGACATTACCCCGCAGAATCTGTTCCGGCTCGGATTGCCCGGCGAAGAACTGGGGCCGCTGGTGAGCCAGTTCTTCATCCGCGACGTCCACTACGGCACCCAGCGGATCGACCAGAAGCAGCTGCCGTACAAGAAGGGGCGGGACTACCTGACCGAGTTCCCTGACTGGCTGCGCGCCCAGTCGAGCGGGCGGGACGGCAAGGGGCAGGCTTACCCGCAGTCGAACGAGGACAGCGCGAACAACTTCGAGACCAACCGGCGGTACGTCTCCACCCCTCGTGACCTGGCCCGGTTCGTAAACAAGGACGCCCTTCACCAGGCTTACTTCAACGCCGCCCTGCTCCTGCTCTCGGGGGGCGCCCGGTGGACGCCGGGGAACCCGTACGGCGACGGGCAACGGCTGGAGCCGCGGGAGGCCGGGTTCGGGGTGCTCGGCGGGCCGCACATCCTGGCGCTGGTGTCCGAGGTGGCCACGCGGGCGCTGAAGGTGGTGTGGAACCAGAAGTGGCAGGTTCACCTGCGGTTGCGACCCGAGGCCTACGGCGGCCTCGTTCACGTCCAGAAAATCGGCATCGGCGGGTCGAACGGCAAGCGGCCCTACGGCCTTCCGGGCTGGGTCGGCACCACGGACGCGGCGAAAGAGGTTCGTAAACAGCACAAGAGCCTCCTCCTGCCGATGGCGTTCACCGCCGGCAGCCCCACCCACCCGGCCTACGGGGCCGGGCACGCCACCGTCGCCGGTGCCTGCGTTACGGTGCTGAAGGCGTACTTCAAGACCTTTACTAACGAGGGCGGGGTCGACATCCCGGTGCCGTTCAAAACGCTCAAGGAGCGCGAACAACCCTACGGCGCCGGGGACACGATCAAGTGCTATGCCACCGGGATCATGACCAGTCCGGAGGGGGACGAGGGCACCCGCAACCCACTGCCCGACTCGATCGCCGACACGCTCACCATTGAGGGCGAGCTGAACAAACTGGCGACGAACGTGGCGATGGGGCGAAGCATGGGCGGCGTCCACTGGCGGACGGACAACACCCGCAGCCTGATGCTCGGCGAAGCGCTGGCCGCCCGCATCTTGGCCGACATCACCACCGACGCGAACGAAAAGCCTACGTTCACGTTCCGCTCCTTCGCCCGGAAGATGGACGGCGAGCCGAAGAAGGTGCGGATCGCCCACGGGCGTGTGTACGTGGACGACGTGCTGGTGGACACCAACAGCAGCGCGCTGTGA
- a CDS encoding neutral metalloprotease gives MDLAGADPADRWRVYVDVVTGRVIHSEEQVLRATGSGLIFSPNPMVALGAPGLSPADPIPSEAYREVALLDLDDSGFLTGPWVTTEATSAAARIRRPSGDFRVTRENTGFREVMAYYHIDTAQRYLQSIGMAHAAVRVSVDASGSGSGAFFDPNTLVVTLSTGGTPDAEDAEVILHEYGHAVQNAIVFGFGQAAASRPLAEGTADYFAATFFDGVKGGAFRRGLGSWEAAGDGQTGSPPFSRVLDFHGPLGGQPLRLTEFWSGCLWSLRELFGRTRADTLAVGFLSFVPHDGGLADGAISLVAVNRLLIAAGTADRDSEAAIVEMFWERGVDARQGSIRSDVDFPPLPAVI, from the coding sequence GTGGACCTGGCGGGCGCGGACCCAGCGGACCGGTGGCGGGTGTACGTCGATGTCGTCACGGGCCGCGTGATTCACTCCGAGGAGCAAGTCCTGCGGGCCACCGGCAGCGGCCTGATCTTCTCCCCCAACCCGATGGTCGCCCTCGGCGCCCCCGGTCTGTCGCCCGCCGATCCGATCCCGTCGGAAGCGTACCGCGAGGTCGCCCTGCTCGACCTCGACGACAGCGGCTTCCTGACCGGCCCGTGGGTGACCACGGAGGCCACGAGCGCGGCGGCCCGGATCCGCCGTCCGTCCGGCGACTTCCGGGTCACTCGCGAGAATACGGGTTTCCGTGAAGTTATGGCGTATTACCACATCGACACTGCCCAGCGGTACTTGCAGAGCATAGGCATGGCACACGCGGCGGTTCGGGTATCCGTTGACGCGAGCGGAAGCGGGAGCGGTGCCTTTTTCGACCCGAACACGCTGGTGGTGACCCTTTCAACTGGCGGCACCCCGGACGCCGAAGACGCCGAGGTCATCCTTCACGAATACGGTCACGCCGTCCAGAACGCGATCGTCTTCGGTTTCGGCCAAGCCGCCGCATCCCGACCGCTGGCCGAGGGGACTGCAGATTACTTCGCCGCGACGTTCTTCGACGGTGTCAAAGGGGGCGCGTTTCGCCGCGGACTGGGGAGCTGGGAAGCGGCCGGGGACGGGCAGACGGGAAGCCCACCGTTCTCCCGCGTACTCGACTTCCATGGGCCCCTCGGCGGTCAGCCGCTGCGGCTGACCGAGTTCTGGTCCGGGTGCCTCTGGTCGCTCCGCGAGTTATTCGGGCGGACGAGGGCCGACACCTTGGCCGTCGGGTTCCTCTCCTTCGTTCCCCACGACGGCGGCCTCGCCGACGGTGCCATCTCGCTCGTCGCGGTCAACCGCCTTCTCATCGCCGCCGGCACCGCCGACCGGGACAGCGAGGCCGCTATCGTCGAGATGTTCTGGGAGCGTGGCGTGGACGCCCGGCAGGGGAGCATCAGGTCGGACGTTGATTTCCCGCCGCTACCGGCCGTCATCTGA